One segment of Paramormyrops kingsleyae isolate MSU_618 chromosome 8, PKINGS_0.4, whole genome shotgun sequence DNA contains the following:
- the nol8 gene encoding nucleolar protein 8 isoform X2 has translation MQDVKDVKRLYIGGLSHTISQKDIKDRFGKFGEVSDVEILTRQDLTGAPLKTFGYININISDASLKKCMTVLNKSRWKGGTLQIEVAKESFLHRLALERQQAAAKTQTSKVDPKETLMDSFKKAGVENFHMKSAVPGTEIPGHKDWVVSKFGRVLPVLHLKNQVKKKVFKYDPSKHCHNIKKLETVVTTETPVSNLTWEILDADNEISKKRRGEFPPQKSLPAKIRKNSVSKILMESYSGAVPGSQQKEENQRRSLNGAGKVHVLQDFSENRGSSAPKKKNRECSHWWDSDVDSEEEIKVLVASENARSLEMSLGNEVELEVVGDDFVLTPNILQFRGSNISEELDNERDYDSADTDEILSNRRSSGNQKVITETINGPNSELEKNSETKATRGKRKASKLITGDFSQSGKSSSDEDDSSGNEDSDYEAMMANCYRLELSLADLENLAKGPSASSEEDCQWPTSHKEPSQSSEVVLPHKTKPLAATTGNTPDAILAAILADDSSDEMCDRMKKNKKRKTSSLSLPSFMGTKSLFGLMNGAQPDFNVRRKKQSDFMMMESESEPALDSSSDSVPSEKRSSDVETLTNQPKDKAVNSKPLSFVGGMATKRENGKSEESSSSEDEETERLPKKSKQQPKKKVKTNNAHSCGSQPSLSDTQFPASGDSKGNHGHIKDIVLPKMPESYSEKTEPRNKTPQYPGITRTSEKQQEDNQKRLAALEQKQEEAEQQKKLIQSALSKLDTPGTSQGKHIVFYSDDESEEEAQVATETPRKTLFEDSSELSEDSASEVEPGKLRQSSKDLTVKEFQKQGGSKLFLSDEDDDEEDDQRFQIKPQFEGEAGQKLMKLQSRFGADERFRMDSRFLESEQEASTADHKSCNGLEVELEEEKKKNLNILESVLHIGLQASETSKESVKSRTFRDMSALHYDPTREEHAAFETKPEEPKKEGKAARRKKREAAEKLPEVSKDIFYNVVVDLKEVFGPTDIADGKDSVAWDKEDEETTKELDNTAGNATETESSGFKFSFFGDDPVEDTTVKDDYKVELLKGAKVSWQADPRFQDSSSEEEEEEENQEDKEPENQPQPASSNEGPGQPKKTFFFFFEDDERLKEGPKMFCRMGNLEEQRETWEETRSLLIEEYRKKHRNAKRRVKTSWRS, from the exons atgcagGATGTGAAAGATGTAAAGCGTTTATACATTGGTGGTCTTAGCCATACCATTTCTCAGAAGGACATTAAAGACAGATTTGGGAAATTTGGTGAGGTGTCAGATGTTGAAATCCTAACAAGGCAAGATTTAACAG GTGCCCCACTGAAGACGTTTGGTTATATCAACATAAACATTTCTGATGCAAGTctaaaaaaat GCATGACAGTATTAAATAAGTCCAGATGGAAGGGTGGAACACTGCAAATCGAAGTGGCAAAGGAGAGTTTTTTACACAG ACTGGCCTTAGAACGTCAGCAAGCAGCTGCGAAGACTCAGACTTCTAAAGTGGATCCAAAAGAGACACTGATGGACTCGTTTAAGAAGGCGGGCGTAGAGAACTTCCACATGAAGTCAGCTGTTCCAGGAACTGAGATTCCAGGCCATAag GACTGGGTTGTAAGTAAATTTGGGCGAGTTCTCCCAGTGCTTCATCTCAAAAATCAAGTCAAGAAAAAA GTTTTTAAATATGATCCTTCAAAACACTGCCACAACATCAAGAAGCTGGAAACTGTAGTGACAACTGAGACTCCCGTGTCAAATCTAACTTGGGAAATACTAGATGCCGACAATGAAATTAGCAAGAAAAGAAGAGGAGAATTCCCGCCCCAGAAATCACTCCCTGCGAAGATCAGGAAAAATTCAGTGAGCAAAATTTTGATGGAATCGTATTCGGGAGCTGTGCCTGGCAGTCAACAAAAGGAAGAAAACCAGAGAAGGTCACTGAATGGTGCTGGTAAAGTTCATGTATTGCAAGACTTTTCTGAAAATCGTGGTTCTTCAGCACCCAAAAAGAAAAATCGTGAATGTTCACACTGGTGGGACAGTGATGTTGATTCAGAGGAAGAAATTAAAGTGTTGGTTGCATCAGAAAATGCACGCAGTTTGGAAATGAGTCTGGGAAATGAAGTTGAGCTGGAAGTGGTTGGTGATGATTTTGTTCTGACTCCAAATATTCTTCAGTTCCGGGGATCCAACATTTCTGAAGAGTTAGACAACGAGCGGGACTATGATTCAGCAGATACTGATGAAATTCTGTCCAACCGCAGAAGTTCTGGCAACCAAAAAGTAATTACTGAAACTATAAATGGTCCAAATTCCGAACTGGAGAAGAATAGTGAGACTAAAGCAACTAGAGGAAAGAGAAAGGCCAGTAAACTCATTACTGGGGATTTTAGTCAGAGTGGAAAATCAAGCTCTGATGAAGACGACTCCAGTGGGAATGAAGATTCAGATTATGAGGCTATGATGGCCAACTGTTACCGGCTCGAGCTTTCTCTAGCGGATTTGGAAAACCTGGCGAAAGGGCCTTCAGCCAGTTCTGAAGAGGACTGCCAATGGCCTACTTCACACAAGGAACCTAGTCAGTCTTCAGAAGTGGTATTGCCGCATAAAACAAAGCCATTAGCAGCAACGACTGGCAACACACCCGATGCTATTTTGGCGGCTATTTTGGCAGATGACAGTAGCGATGAGATGTGTGATAGAATGAAAAAGAATAAGAAGAGGAAAACCTCATCCCTGAGCCTTCCTTCCTTCATGGGAACAAAGTCCCTCTTCGGGCTAATGAATGGGGCTCAACCGGACTTTAACGTGAGAAGAAAAAAGCAGTCGGACTTCATGATGATGGAATCTGAATCAGAGCCAGCACTGGATTCCTCATCAGATTCAGTACCCTCAGAAAAGCGAAGCAGCGACGTAGAAACCCTAACAAATCAGCCAAAAGACAAAGCGGTGAATTCAAAACCCTTGTCATTTGTCGGCGGCATGGCAACAAAGAGAGAGAATGGAAAATCAGAGGAGTCCAGCAGCTCAGAGGATGAAGAAACCGAACGATTACCCAAAAAGTCCAAACAACAAcctaaaaaaaaagtaaaaaccaATAATGCACACAGCTGCGGATCTCAGCCCAGTTTGTCGGATACCCAGTTTCCAGCAAGCGGGGATTCCAAAGGGAACCATGGTCACATTAAAGATATTGTGCTTCCAAAAATGCCTGAGTCTTATTCGGAGAAGACGGAACCCCGTAATAAGACTCCTCAGTATCCAGGGATCACACGGACCTCTGAGAAGCAACAGGAGGACAACCAGAAACGTCTTGCGGCCctggagcagaaacaggaggagGCCGAGCAGCAGAAGAAGCTCATCCAAAGCGCCCTGTCCAAATTG GACACACCTGGGACCAGTCAAGGCAAACACATAGTGTTTTACTCCGATGACGAAAGCGAAGAGGAGGCACAGGTTGCCACTGAAACCCCAAGAAAGACCTTGTTTGAGGACAGCTCTGAGTTGTCTGAAGACAGTGCTAGCGAAGTGGAACCAGGCAAACTCAGACAGTCCAGCAAAGATTTGACTGTCAAG GAATTTCAGAAACAGGGAGGCAGCAAACTGTTTCTCAgcgatgaggatgatgatgaagaagaTGATCAGAGGTTTCAGATCAAGCCCCAGTTTGAGGGCGAGGCTGGACAGAAG CTAATGAAGCTGCAGTCCAGATTTGGGGCTGACGAGAGATTTCGCATGGATTCCAGATTTCTGGAAAGTGAACAGGAGGCCAGTACTGCAG ATCACAAGTCTTGCAATGGTCTTGAGGTAGAGCtggaagaggaaaaaaagaagaatctAAATATCTTGGAAAGCGTTCTGCACATTGGCCTGCAGGCTTCTGAGACAAGCAAAGAAAGTGTAAAGAGCAGAACATTTAG AGATATGTCAGCCTTACACTATGATCCCACTAGAGAAGAACATGCAGCTTTTGAAACAAAACCTGAAGAACCCAAGAAAGAagg CAAAGCCGCAAGGCGTAAGAAACGTGAGGCGGCGGAGAAACTCCCCGAAGTGTCCAAGGACATCTTCTACAATGTGGTGGTGGACCTGAAAGAGGTATTCGGACCCACAGACATTGCTGATGGGAAAGATTCTGTAGCGTGGGATAAAGAGGACGAAGAGACGACGAAAGAGCTGGATAATACAGCTGGAAATGCAACTGAAACCGAATCGTCAGGCTTCAAATTCTCATTCTTCGGCGACGACCCGGTGGAGGATACCACTGTGAAAG ACGACTACAAGGTGGAGCTGCTGAAAGGAGCAAAGGTGTCATGGCAAGCCGATCCCCGTTTTCAAGACAGCAgctctgaggaggaggaggaggaggagaaccAGGAGGACAAGGAGCCTGAAAATCAGCCTCAGCCAGCCAGTTCCAATGA GGGACCGGGACAACCGaagaaaacatttttctttttctttgaagATGATGAAAGGCTGAAAG AAGGACCTAAGATGTTTTGCCGAATGGGAAACCTAGAAGAGCAGAGGGAGACGTGGGAGGAGACTCGTTCATTGTTGATTGAG GAGTACAGGAAGAAGCACAGGAATGCTAAACGAAGGGTGAAAACGTCGTGGAGGAGCTAG
- the nol8 gene encoding nucleolar protein 8 isoform X1: protein MQDVKDVKRLYIGGLSHTISQKDIKDRFGKFGEVSDVEILTRQDLTGAPLKTFGYININISDASLKKCMTVLNKSRWKGGTLQIEVAKESFLHRLALERQQAAAKTQTSKVDPKETLMDSFKKAGVENFHMKSAVPGTEIPGHKDWVVSKFGRVLPVLHLKNQVKKKVFKYDPSKHCHNIKKLETVVTTETPVSNLTWEILDADNEISKKRRGEFPPQKSLPAKIRKNSVSKILMESYSGAVPGSQQKEENQRRSLNGAGKVHVLQDFSENRGSSAPKKKNRECSHWWDSDVDSEEEIKVLVASENARSLEMSLGNEVELEVVGDDFVLTPNILQFRGSNISEELDNERDYDSADTDEILSNRRSSGNQKVITETINGPNSELEKNSETKATRGKRKASKLITGDFSQSGKSSSDEDDSSGNEDSDYEAMMANCYRLELSLADLENLAKGPSASSEEDCQWPTSHKEPSQSSEVVLPHKTKPLAATTGNTPDAILAAILADDSSDEMCDRMKKNKKRKTSSLSLPSFMGTKSLFGLMNGAQPDFNVRRKKQSDFMMMESESEPALDSSSDSVPSEKRSSDVETLTNQPKDKAVNSKPLSFVGGMATKRENGKSEESSSSEDEETERLPKKSKQQPKKKVKTNNAHSCGSQPSLSDTQFPASGDSKGNHGHIKDIVLPKMPESYSEKTEPRNKTPQYPGITRTSEKQQEDNQKRLAALEQKQEEAEQQKKLIQSALSKLDTPGTSQGKHIVFYSDDESEEEAQVATETPRKTLFEDSSELSEDSASEVEPGKLRQSSKDLTVKEFQKQGGSKLFLSDEDDDEEDDQRFQIKPQFEGEAGQKLMKLQSRFGADERFRMDSRFLESEQEASTAGQAADHKSCNGLEVELEEEKKKNLNILESVLHIGLQASETSKESVKSRTFRDMSALHYDPTREEHAAFETKPEEPKKEGKAARRKKREAAEKLPEVSKDIFYNVVVDLKEVFGPTDIADGKDSVAWDKEDEETTKELDNTAGNATETESSGFKFSFFGDDPVEDTTVKDDYKVELLKGAKVSWQADPRFQDSSSEEEEEEENQEDKEPENQPQPASSNEGPGQPKKTFFFFFEDDERLKEGPKMFCRMGNLEEQRETWEETRSLLIEEYRKKHRNAKRRVKTSWRS, encoded by the exons atgcagGATGTGAAAGATGTAAAGCGTTTATACATTGGTGGTCTTAGCCATACCATTTCTCAGAAGGACATTAAAGACAGATTTGGGAAATTTGGTGAGGTGTCAGATGTTGAAATCCTAACAAGGCAAGATTTAACAG GTGCCCCACTGAAGACGTTTGGTTATATCAACATAAACATTTCTGATGCAAGTctaaaaaaat GCATGACAGTATTAAATAAGTCCAGATGGAAGGGTGGAACACTGCAAATCGAAGTGGCAAAGGAGAGTTTTTTACACAG ACTGGCCTTAGAACGTCAGCAAGCAGCTGCGAAGACTCAGACTTCTAAAGTGGATCCAAAAGAGACACTGATGGACTCGTTTAAGAAGGCGGGCGTAGAGAACTTCCACATGAAGTCAGCTGTTCCAGGAACTGAGATTCCAGGCCATAag GACTGGGTTGTAAGTAAATTTGGGCGAGTTCTCCCAGTGCTTCATCTCAAAAATCAAGTCAAGAAAAAA GTTTTTAAATATGATCCTTCAAAACACTGCCACAACATCAAGAAGCTGGAAACTGTAGTGACAACTGAGACTCCCGTGTCAAATCTAACTTGGGAAATACTAGATGCCGACAATGAAATTAGCAAGAAAAGAAGAGGAGAATTCCCGCCCCAGAAATCACTCCCTGCGAAGATCAGGAAAAATTCAGTGAGCAAAATTTTGATGGAATCGTATTCGGGAGCTGTGCCTGGCAGTCAACAAAAGGAAGAAAACCAGAGAAGGTCACTGAATGGTGCTGGTAAAGTTCATGTATTGCAAGACTTTTCTGAAAATCGTGGTTCTTCAGCACCCAAAAAGAAAAATCGTGAATGTTCACACTGGTGGGACAGTGATGTTGATTCAGAGGAAGAAATTAAAGTGTTGGTTGCATCAGAAAATGCACGCAGTTTGGAAATGAGTCTGGGAAATGAAGTTGAGCTGGAAGTGGTTGGTGATGATTTTGTTCTGACTCCAAATATTCTTCAGTTCCGGGGATCCAACATTTCTGAAGAGTTAGACAACGAGCGGGACTATGATTCAGCAGATACTGATGAAATTCTGTCCAACCGCAGAAGTTCTGGCAACCAAAAAGTAATTACTGAAACTATAAATGGTCCAAATTCCGAACTGGAGAAGAATAGTGAGACTAAAGCAACTAGAGGAAAGAGAAAGGCCAGTAAACTCATTACTGGGGATTTTAGTCAGAGTGGAAAATCAAGCTCTGATGAAGACGACTCCAGTGGGAATGAAGATTCAGATTATGAGGCTATGATGGCCAACTGTTACCGGCTCGAGCTTTCTCTAGCGGATTTGGAAAACCTGGCGAAAGGGCCTTCAGCCAGTTCTGAAGAGGACTGCCAATGGCCTACTTCACACAAGGAACCTAGTCAGTCTTCAGAAGTGGTATTGCCGCATAAAACAAAGCCATTAGCAGCAACGACTGGCAACACACCCGATGCTATTTTGGCGGCTATTTTGGCAGATGACAGTAGCGATGAGATGTGTGATAGAATGAAAAAGAATAAGAAGAGGAAAACCTCATCCCTGAGCCTTCCTTCCTTCATGGGAACAAAGTCCCTCTTCGGGCTAATGAATGGGGCTCAACCGGACTTTAACGTGAGAAGAAAAAAGCAGTCGGACTTCATGATGATGGAATCTGAATCAGAGCCAGCACTGGATTCCTCATCAGATTCAGTACCCTCAGAAAAGCGAAGCAGCGACGTAGAAACCCTAACAAATCAGCCAAAAGACAAAGCGGTGAATTCAAAACCCTTGTCATTTGTCGGCGGCATGGCAACAAAGAGAGAGAATGGAAAATCAGAGGAGTCCAGCAGCTCAGAGGATGAAGAAACCGAACGATTACCCAAAAAGTCCAAACAACAAcctaaaaaaaaagtaaaaaccaATAATGCACACAGCTGCGGATCTCAGCCCAGTTTGTCGGATACCCAGTTTCCAGCAAGCGGGGATTCCAAAGGGAACCATGGTCACATTAAAGATATTGTGCTTCCAAAAATGCCTGAGTCTTATTCGGAGAAGACGGAACCCCGTAATAAGACTCCTCAGTATCCAGGGATCACACGGACCTCTGAGAAGCAACAGGAGGACAACCAGAAACGTCTTGCGGCCctggagcagaaacaggaggagGCCGAGCAGCAGAAGAAGCTCATCCAAAGCGCCCTGTCCAAATTG GACACACCTGGGACCAGTCAAGGCAAACACATAGTGTTTTACTCCGATGACGAAAGCGAAGAGGAGGCACAGGTTGCCACTGAAACCCCAAGAAAGACCTTGTTTGAGGACAGCTCTGAGTTGTCTGAAGACAGTGCTAGCGAAGTGGAACCAGGCAAACTCAGACAGTCCAGCAAAGATTTGACTGTCAAG GAATTTCAGAAACAGGGAGGCAGCAAACTGTTTCTCAgcgatgaggatgatgatgaagaagaTGATCAGAGGTTTCAGATCAAGCCCCAGTTTGAGGGCGAGGCTGGACAGAAG CTAATGAAGCTGCAGTCCAGATTTGGGGCTGACGAGAGATTTCGCATGGATTCCAGATTTCTGGAAAGTGAACAGGAGGCCAGTACTGCAGGTCAGGCTGCAG ATCACAAGTCTTGCAATGGTCTTGAGGTAGAGCtggaagaggaaaaaaagaagaatctAAATATCTTGGAAAGCGTTCTGCACATTGGCCTGCAGGCTTCTGAGACAAGCAAAGAAAGTGTAAAGAGCAGAACATTTAG AGATATGTCAGCCTTACACTATGATCCCACTAGAGAAGAACATGCAGCTTTTGAAACAAAACCTGAAGAACCCAAGAAAGAagg CAAAGCCGCAAGGCGTAAGAAACGTGAGGCGGCGGAGAAACTCCCCGAAGTGTCCAAGGACATCTTCTACAATGTGGTGGTGGACCTGAAAGAGGTATTCGGACCCACAGACATTGCTGATGGGAAAGATTCTGTAGCGTGGGATAAAGAGGACGAAGAGACGACGAAAGAGCTGGATAATACAGCTGGAAATGCAACTGAAACCGAATCGTCAGGCTTCAAATTCTCATTCTTCGGCGACGACCCGGTGGAGGATACCACTGTGAAAG ACGACTACAAGGTGGAGCTGCTGAAAGGAGCAAAGGTGTCATGGCAAGCCGATCCCCGTTTTCAAGACAGCAgctctgaggaggaggaggaggaggagaaccAGGAGGACAAGGAGCCTGAAAATCAGCCTCAGCCAGCCAGTTCCAATGA GGGACCGGGACAACCGaagaaaacatttttctttttctttgaagATGATGAAAGGCTGAAAG AAGGACCTAAGATGTTTTGCCGAATGGGAAACCTAGAAGAGCAGAGGGAGACGTGGGAGGAGACTCGTTCATTGTTGATTGAG GAGTACAGGAAGAAGCACAGGAATGCTAAACGAAGGGTGAAAACGTCGTGGAGGAGCTAG
- the nol8 gene encoding nucleolar protein 8 isoform X3, with the protein MTVLNKSRWKGGTLQIEVAKESFLHRLALERQQAAAKTQTSKVDPKETLMDSFKKAGVENFHMKSAVPGTEIPGHKDWVVSKFGRVLPVLHLKNQVKKKVFKYDPSKHCHNIKKLETVVTTETPVSNLTWEILDADNEISKKRRGEFPPQKSLPAKIRKNSVSKILMESYSGAVPGSQQKEENQRRSLNGAGKVHVLQDFSENRGSSAPKKKNRECSHWWDSDVDSEEEIKVLVASENARSLEMSLGNEVELEVVGDDFVLTPNILQFRGSNISEELDNERDYDSADTDEILSNRRSSGNQKVITETINGPNSELEKNSETKATRGKRKASKLITGDFSQSGKSSSDEDDSSGNEDSDYEAMMANCYRLELSLADLENLAKGPSASSEEDCQWPTSHKEPSQSSEVVLPHKTKPLAATTGNTPDAILAAILADDSSDEMCDRMKKNKKRKTSSLSLPSFMGTKSLFGLMNGAQPDFNVRRKKQSDFMMMESESEPALDSSSDSVPSEKRSSDVETLTNQPKDKAVNSKPLSFVGGMATKRENGKSEESSSSEDEETERLPKKSKQQPKKKVKTNNAHSCGSQPSLSDTQFPASGDSKGNHGHIKDIVLPKMPESYSEKTEPRNKTPQYPGITRTSEKQQEDNQKRLAALEQKQEEAEQQKKLIQSALSKLDTPGTSQGKHIVFYSDDESEEEAQVATETPRKTLFEDSSELSEDSASEVEPGKLRQSSKDLTVKEFQKQGGSKLFLSDEDDDEEDDQRFQIKPQFEGEAGQKLMKLQSRFGADERFRMDSRFLESEQEASTAGQAADHKSCNGLEVELEEEKKKNLNILESVLHIGLQASETSKESVKSRTFRDMSALHYDPTREEHAAFETKPEEPKKEGKAARRKKREAAEKLPEVSKDIFYNVVVDLKEVFGPTDIADGKDSVAWDKEDEETTKELDNTAGNATETESSGFKFSFFGDDPVEDTTVKDDYKVELLKGAKVSWQADPRFQDSSSEEEEEEENQEDKEPENQPQPASSNEGPGQPKKTFFFFFEDDERLKEGPKMFCRMGNLEEQRETWEETRSLLIEEYRKKHRNAKRRVKTSWRS; encoded by the exons ATGACAGTATTAAATAAGTCCAGATGGAAGGGTGGAACACTGCAAATCGAAGTGGCAAAGGAGAGTTTTTTACACAG ACTGGCCTTAGAACGTCAGCAAGCAGCTGCGAAGACTCAGACTTCTAAAGTGGATCCAAAAGAGACACTGATGGACTCGTTTAAGAAGGCGGGCGTAGAGAACTTCCACATGAAGTCAGCTGTTCCAGGAACTGAGATTCCAGGCCATAag GACTGGGTTGTAAGTAAATTTGGGCGAGTTCTCCCAGTGCTTCATCTCAAAAATCAAGTCAAGAAAAAA GTTTTTAAATATGATCCTTCAAAACACTGCCACAACATCAAGAAGCTGGAAACTGTAGTGACAACTGAGACTCCCGTGTCAAATCTAACTTGGGAAATACTAGATGCCGACAATGAAATTAGCAAGAAAAGAAGAGGAGAATTCCCGCCCCAGAAATCACTCCCTGCGAAGATCAGGAAAAATTCAGTGAGCAAAATTTTGATGGAATCGTATTCGGGAGCTGTGCCTGGCAGTCAACAAAAGGAAGAAAACCAGAGAAGGTCACTGAATGGTGCTGGTAAAGTTCATGTATTGCAAGACTTTTCTGAAAATCGTGGTTCTTCAGCACCCAAAAAGAAAAATCGTGAATGTTCACACTGGTGGGACAGTGATGTTGATTCAGAGGAAGAAATTAAAGTGTTGGTTGCATCAGAAAATGCACGCAGTTTGGAAATGAGTCTGGGAAATGAAGTTGAGCTGGAAGTGGTTGGTGATGATTTTGTTCTGACTCCAAATATTCTTCAGTTCCGGGGATCCAACATTTCTGAAGAGTTAGACAACGAGCGGGACTATGATTCAGCAGATACTGATGAAATTCTGTCCAACCGCAGAAGTTCTGGCAACCAAAAAGTAATTACTGAAACTATAAATGGTCCAAATTCCGAACTGGAGAAGAATAGTGAGACTAAAGCAACTAGAGGAAAGAGAAAGGCCAGTAAACTCATTACTGGGGATTTTAGTCAGAGTGGAAAATCAAGCTCTGATGAAGACGACTCCAGTGGGAATGAAGATTCAGATTATGAGGCTATGATGGCCAACTGTTACCGGCTCGAGCTTTCTCTAGCGGATTTGGAAAACCTGGCGAAAGGGCCTTCAGCCAGTTCTGAAGAGGACTGCCAATGGCCTACTTCACACAAGGAACCTAGTCAGTCTTCAGAAGTGGTATTGCCGCATAAAACAAAGCCATTAGCAGCAACGACTGGCAACACACCCGATGCTATTTTGGCGGCTATTTTGGCAGATGACAGTAGCGATGAGATGTGTGATAGAATGAAAAAGAATAAGAAGAGGAAAACCTCATCCCTGAGCCTTCCTTCCTTCATGGGAACAAAGTCCCTCTTCGGGCTAATGAATGGGGCTCAACCGGACTTTAACGTGAGAAGAAAAAAGCAGTCGGACTTCATGATGATGGAATCTGAATCAGAGCCAGCACTGGATTCCTCATCAGATTCAGTACCCTCAGAAAAGCGAAGCAGCGACGTAGAAACCCTAACAAATCAGCCAAAAGACAAAGCGGTGAATTCAAAACCCTTGTCATTTGTCGGCGGCATGGCAACAAAGAGAGAGAATGGAAAATCAGAGGAGTCCAGCAGCTCAGAGGATGAAGAAACCGAACGATTACCCAAAAAGTCCAAACAACAAcctaaaaaaaaagtaaaaaccaATAATGCACACAGCTGCGGATCTCAGCCCAGTTTGTCGGATACCCAGTTTCCAGCAAGCGGGGATTCCAAAGGGAACCATGGTCACATTAAAGATATTGTGCTTCCAAAAATGCCTGAGTCTTATTCGGAGAAGACGGAACCCCGTAATAAGACTCCTCAGTATCCAGGGATCACACGGACCTCTGAGAAGCAACAGGAGGACAACCAGAAACGTCTTGCGGCCctggagcagaaacaggaggagGCCGAGCAGCAGAAGAAGCTCATCCAAAGCGCCCTGTCCAAATTG GACACACCTGGGACCAGTCAAGGCAAACACATAGTGTTTTACTCCGATGACGAAAGCGAAGAGGAGGCACAGGTTGCCACTGAAACCCCAAGAAAGACCTTGTTTGAGGACAGCTCTGAGTTGTCTGAAGACAGTGCTAGCGAAGTGGAACCAGGCAAACTCAGACAGTCCAGCAAAGATTTGACTGTCAAG GAATTTCAGAAACAGGGAGGCAGCAAACTGTTTCTCAgcgatgaggatgatgatgaagaagaTGATCAGAGGTTTCAGATCAAGCCCCAGTTTGAGGGCGAGGCTGGACAGAAG CTAATGAAGCTGCAGTCCAGATTTGGGGCTGACGAGAGATTTCGCATGGATTCCAGATTTCTGGAAAGTGAACAGGAGGCCAGTACTGCAGGTCAGGCTGCAG ATCACAAGTCTTGCAATGGTCTTGAGGTAGAGCtggaagaggaaaaaaagaagaatctAAATATCTTGGAAAGCGTTCTGCACATTGGCCTGCAGGCTTCTGAGACAAGCAAAGAAAGTGTAAAGAGCAGAACATTTAG AGATATGTCAGCCTTACACTATGATCCCACTAGAGAAGAACATGCAGCTTTTGAAACAAAACCTGAAGAACCCAAGAAAGAagg CAAAGCCGCAAGGCGTAAGAAACGTGAGGCGGCGGAGAAACTCCCCGAAGTGTCCAAGGACATCTTCTACAATGTGGTGGTGGACCTGAAAGAGGTATTCGGACCCACAGACATTGCTGATGGGAAAGATTCTGTAGCGTGGGATAAAGAGGACGAAGAGACGACGAAAGAGCTGGATAATACAGCTGGAAATGCAACTGAAACCGAATCGTCAGGCTTCAAATTCTCATTCTTCGGCGACGACCCGGTGGAGGATACCACTGTGAAAG ACGACTACAAGGTGGAGCTGCTGAAAGGAGCAAAGGTGTCATGGCAAGCCGATCCCCGTTTTCAAGACAGCAgctctgaggaggaggaggaggaggagaaccAGGAGGACAAGGAGCCTGAAAATCAGCCTCAGCCAGCCAGTTCCAATGA GGGACCGGGACAACCGaagaaaacatttttctttttctttgaagATGATGAAAGGCTGAAAG AAGGACCTAAGATGTTTTGCCGAATGGGAAACCTAGAAGAGCAGAGGGAGACGTGGGAGGAGACTCGTTCATTGTTGATTGAG GAGTACAGGAAGAAGCACAGGAATGCTAAACGAAGGGTGAAAACGTCGTGGAGGAGCTAG